GACCAGGTATAAAACGCTTCCATGTCGTTTCTAAGAAGGCCATCGTTTCTGGTAGATTATCAGTCTGAATTCGCAAAGTAACAAAAAGATAACGAGACGGCGTCATACAAATCACGTAGGGACCGATTTTTTTTCTGAGTGATCTACCGTGGAAATCTTTGACTATCCCGATAACAGTTCCTGTACGTTTTAACCCAGGTATTTCAAGCTGTTTTCCCAGAGAGTTATGCCCTCCGTGTTGTCTGGCCGCCGTTTCATTGATCAAAAATGCACTTGTTACATCTTTCTGGATATCTTGTGAGAAATTCCGGCCAGAGAATAGGTCAATTTCGTAAGTGTTCAAAAAATCCGCATCGACTTCCAGAATCCACATTGGAAGCTCTTGATTTGGAGCACCGCCTAACCTGACTGTCTGCTGGCGTCCACCATCAATACCGATCAAGTCGTGAGATGCTGTCGCGGCCAAAACATGAGGATTCTGCAAAAACTCTCCCTTGATAGTCGAATATCGATTCACCAAGCGTTTTGAAGGATCTGGTTCCACCATTCTGTCCGTTCGAAAAATAGGAATGTGGATAAGGTTGGCTTTGTTAAAACCCAGATTTGTATCGCTGATATATACCAACTGATTGTGAATCACACCTGCACAAACAATCAGAAAAATCGAGGTTGAGAATTGGATTACGACCAATCCCTTTCGGAGACCATTCCCTTGGGGGCTGATTTTTAAACTGCCTTTCAAAACCTCTACAGGCTGAAATGCAGACAGCACAAAGGCTGGATAACTGCCCGATAGAAAACCGACAAACAGCGTAATGCCCGTCAATCCAGTATGGAAGAACTGGTGCTCAAGGCCAGGGATTTGCCTGTAAAACTGTTAAACGTCGGCAAAAGCAGTTCGACTATAATTAGAGCAAACACAAAGGCGATTCCGGATAAAAGAATAGACTCCCCTAAAAACTGTCTGATGAGTTGGCG
The nucleotide sequence above comes from Gemmatimonadota bacterium. Encoded proteins:
- a CDS encoding ABC transporter permease codes for the protein MTGITLFVGFLSGSYPAFVLSAFQPVEVLKGSLKISPQGNGLRKGLVVIQFSTSIFLIVCAGVIHNQLVYISDTNLGFNKANLIHIPIFRTDRMVEPDPSKRLVNRYSTIKGEFLQNPHVLAATASHDLIGIDGGRQQTVRLGGAPNQELPMWILEVDADFLNTYEIDLFSGRNFSQDIQKDVTSAFLINETAARQHGGHNSLGKQLEIPGLKRTGTVIGIVKDFHGRSLRKKIGPYVICMTPSRYLFVTLRIQTDNLPETMAFLETTWKRFIPGRPFDFLFLDERLDLLYRDEMRLRKVFAVAAFIAMLIACQGLVGLASFLTSQRTKEIGIRKVLGASVAEIFLLLSASFVKWVIVAMLIAYPMAYHVMRTWLQNFAYRVHLGFEVFLLSSLLVLTLTVTIVGYHTLKAAFASPVDALRNE